Proteins encoded within one genomic window of Gadus macrocephalus chromosome 16, ASM3116895v1:
- the LOC132474958 gene encoding cytochrome c oxidase subunit 7A2, mitochondrial, with protein MNHLLRVSSFRSFCSSSRQLRNKVPDAQKIFQADNGLPVHIKGGTVDVLMYRATMTLTMAGTCYSLFWLLYASFPQKKV; from the exons ATGAACCACCTCCTG AGAGTGTCCTCGTTCAGGTCCTTCTGTTCCTCCAGCAGACAGCTGAGGAACAAAGTCCCCGACGCACAGAAGATCTTTCAG GCGGATAACGGACTTCCAGTCCACATCAAAGGAGGGACCGTTGATGTGCTGATGTACAGAGCGACCATGACACTCACCATGGCTG GAACCTGCTACTCTCTTTTCTGGCTGTTGTATGCCTCCTTTCCTCAAAAGAAAGTCTAG
- the rnaset2l gene encoding ribonuclease T2-like, whose translation MLGSQLCLLVLLGAVVPALQQRDQWSSLDHSNDYNYVRHVEEVQKTFCSWDCLKFTLQWPGAFCTYLNEKAKCVIQPEINTWTIHGLWPQKVYNCCGCWHLFPSDLEDLDEELSQEWPSFVKSKSYFQFWKMEWLKHGVCAACVEGLNSPIKYFSLCLKLRQQFNITRALSEGSVVPSCDRPYKLAELEEVLTPLIGEHHEIQCIKDKQDRELWFQVKIPLSRNLTLGCPRPNPTAESGPPPAGHPCPSQTPIYLVPIDHENPREPCG comes from the exons ATGTTGGGATCACAACTGTGCCTACTGGTGTTGCTGGGAGCTGTAGTCCCCGCATTGCAGCAGAGAGACCAATGGTCAAGCCTAGACCACTCTAATGACTACAACTATGTCCGCCATGTTGAAGAAGTTCAAAAAACCTTCTGCTCTTGGGATTGTCTGAAGTTCACTCTGCAGTGGCCCGGGGCCTTCTGTACG TATCTAAATGAGAAGGCAAAGTGTGTTATTCAACCAGAGATCAACACCTGGACCATTCATGGGCTCTG GCCTCAGAAAGTTTATAACTGCTGCGGCTGTTGGCATCTCTTCCCCTCTGACCTCGAG GACCTTGATGAAGAGCTGTCTCAGGAGTGGCCGTCCTTCGTGAAGTCCAAGTCCTACTTCCAGTTCTG GAAGATGGAGTGGCTCaagcatggtgtgtgtgcggCCTGTGTTGAAGGACTCAACTCCCCGATTAAGTATTTCTCACTCTGCCTCAAACTACGACAACAATTCAACATCACAAG GGCTCTGTCAGAGGGGAGTGTGGTTCCGTCTTGTGATCGCCCTTATAAG ctTGCTGAACTCGAGGAGGTCCTGACTCCACTTATAGGAGAGCACCATGAAATCCAGTGCATCAAAGATAAGCag GACAGGGAGCTCTGGTTCCAGGTGAAGATTCCTTTGTCCCGGAACCTCACCCTGGGCTGTCCCCGACCGAACCCCACTGCGGAGAGCGGCCCACCCCCCGCCGGGCATCCCTGCCCTTCGCAGACCCCCATCTACCTGGTGCCCATAGACCATGAAAACCCCCGTGAGCCCTGTGGCTGA